In Sphingobacterium thalpophilum, a genomic segment contains:
- a CDS encoding metallophosphoesterase gives MLLVNACVLLILDFYIFFALRATKIKFPKTKVFSILWWSYSVLLLLGVFISAQYSIPLIVRSVILVAFFLTAASKIFFFLILLIDDIRRGGVWLKRLFAKKRSVEDLVDDAGDPLPENPVKGISRSEFLTKAGILVGASPLIPLSWGIISGAYDYRVRRVPLYLPNLPKAFHGMTIAQISDVHSGSFYNKKAVSGGIDMLLKEKADVTFFTGDIVNAQASEMRGYQDIFARVKSDLGVFSTLGNHDYGDYYYGKEDSPAKRKNLQDVIDVHKIMGWDLLMDENRKIKVDGEELCIVGVQNWGTGRFPKHGDIKKALMGTEEQPVKLLLSHDPSHWRAQVLDTDVDVMFAGHTHGMQFGVRSEMLQWSPVQYIYKEWAGLYRAQQNKRLYVNVGYGFLGYPGRVGILPEITIFELLKAQDPKFKA, from the coding sequence ATGTTGTTAGTAAACGCGTGTGTATTACTCATATTGGATTTTTATATTTTCTTTGCGCTCCGTGCAACGAAGATTAAATTTCCCAAAACAAAGGTATTTTCCATTCTCTGGTGGTCTTATTCTGTTTTACTGCTATTGGGCGTTTTTATCTCAGCACAATATAGTATTCCTTTAATCGTACGGTCGGTTATTTTAGTCGCCTTTTTTCTGACAGCGGCGTCAAAGATATTTTTCTTTTTGATTTTGTTGATTGATGATATCCGACGTGGGGGTGTATGGTTGAAGCGTCTGTTCGCAAAAAAGAGATCTGTTGAGGATTTGGTCGACGATGCCGGAGACCCTTTACCAGAGAATCCAGTGAAAGGGATTAGCCGATCCGAATTTTTGACCAAAGCTGGTATTCTAGTTGGTGCCTCACCCTTGATACCCCTGAGCTGGGGAATTATTTCAGGAGCCTACGACTATCGTGTCAGGAGAGTCCCGTTGTATTTGCCAAATTTGCCCAAAGCATTCCATGGAATGACCATTGCGCAGATTTCAGATGTGCACTCAGGATCTTTCTATAATAAAAAGGCTGTCAGCGGTGGTATTGATATGCTTTTAAAGGAAAAAGCGGATGTGACATTTTTTACAGGTGATATCGTGAATGCCCAAGCTTCTGAAATGCGTGGTTATCAAGATATTTTTGCGCGTGTGAAATCTGATTTAGGTGTGTTTTCTACATTAGGTAACCACGATTATGGTGACTATTATTATGGTAAAGAAGATTCTCCTGCAAAGCGTAAGAACCTCCAGGATGTTATCGATGTGCATAAAATCATGGGCTGGGATCTTTTAATGGATGAAAATCGTAAGATTAAGGTCGACGGTGAAGAGCTTTGTATTGTCGGGGTCCAGAATTGGGGGACAGGTCGTTTTCCGAAACATGGTGATATCAAAAAAGCATTAATGGGTACCGAAGAGCAACCTGTTAAGTTGCTGTTATCGCACGATCCGTCGCATTGGCGGGCTCAGGTATTGGATACCGACGTGGATGTGATGTTTGCCGGACATACACATGGTATGCAATTTGGTGTAAGGTCCGAGATGTTGCAATGGAGTCCGGTACAATATATCTATAAGGAATGGGCAGGGCTTTATCGTGCGCAACAGAACAAACGATTATATGTTAATGTCGGCTATGGCTTTTTGGGTTATCCAGGACGTGTTGGAATTCTGCCTGAAATTACCATATTCGAATTGCTAAAAGCGCAGGACCCAAAGTTTAAAGCCTAA
- a CDS encoding UDP-glucose--hexose-1-phosphate uridylyltransferase, with amino-acid sequence MQSTLNFGDSPHTRVNILTGEKVLVSPHRSKRPWQGQVEDLPGDNRPEYDPQCYLCPTNKRADGDINPDYKESFVFVNDFSALLKDTSQQEFNEDELFIAETEKGICKVIAFTPRHDLTLPEMDQAAIKSVVDLWQKEFVELSKVDWIKYIQIFENKGAIMGCSNPHPHGQIWSQNHLPVEIQKECVQQLHYFSKYQRTILSDYVKAELRKEERIIDENDSFVSLVPFWAAWPYETMIVSKRSIQNIAGFDEKEKSDFAAILKLLTTRYDNLFKTSFPYSAGMHQSPVNDGDHPEWHWHMHFYPPLLRSATVKKFMVGYEMLANPQRDITPEVAAEQLRNCSTVHYKAK; translated from the coding sequence ATGCAATCAACTTTAAACTTTGGGGACTCTCCCCACACACGTGTTAATATTCTTACCGGGGAAAAAGTACTTGTGTCTCCGCATCGTAGTAAAAGACCATGGCAAGGGCAAGTAGAAGATCTTCCCGGGGATAATAGACCGGAATATGATCCTCAATGCTATTTGTGTCCGACAAATAAACGAGCAGATGGTGATATCAATCCAGATTATAAAGAAAGTTTTGTCTTTGTGAACGATTTCTCAGCTTTATTAAAAGATACAAGCCAGCAGGAATTTAATGAAGATGAATTATTTATCGCCGAAACCGAAAAAGGAATCTGTAAAGTAATTGCATTCACCCCGCGGCACGATCTTACACTACCCGAAATGGATCAGGCTGCAATCAAATCGGTGGTCGATCTTTGGCAAAAAGAGTTTGTCGAACTTTCGAAGGTTGACTGGATCAAATACATTCAGATTTTCGAAAATAAAGGTGCGATTATGGGCTGTAGTAATCCGCATCCCCACGGGCAGATCTGGTCACAAAATCATTTGCCTGTAGAAATCCAGAAAGAATGCGTTCAGCAACTGCACTATTTCAGTAAATATCAACGTACCATCCTGTCAGATTATGTTAAAGCGGAGTTGAGAAAAGAAGAGCGCATTATTGACGAAAATGATTCTTTTGTTTCGCTAGTCCCTTTCTGGGCCGCCTGGCCTTACGAAACGATGATTGTGAGCAAACGATCTATCCAAAACATTGCCGGCTTTGACGAGAAGGAAAAGTCGGATTTTGCCGCTATCCTCAAGTTGCTGACGACGCGTTATGACAATCTCTTCAAAACATCCTTCCCCTATTCTGCAGGAATGCATCAGTCCCCAGTAAATGACGGTGACCACCCGGAATGGCACTGGCATATGCACTTCTATCCACCACTGTTACGTTCTGCTACCGTTAAAAAATTTATGGTTGGTTATGAAATGCTAGCGAATCCACAACGTGATATCACACCGGAGGTTGCCGCAGAACAGTTGCGAAATTGTTCGACAGTACATTATAAAGCTAAATAA
- the galK gene encoding galactokinase, with amino-acid sequence MITKDTIVNKFKELYQEEPLVVTSPGRINIIGEHTDYNDGFVLPAAIDKAIYVAVSKRSDDNIVLYAEDYKERHEVKLAAIAISEKHWPNYILGVVDQYLKRGATLGGFNLYIDGDVPLGAGLSSSAAVECAVTLALSELFDLQVERLDIPQIAQKAEHTYAGVMCGIMDQFASAFGKEKNVIKLDCRTLGFAYVPLDLKGYEVVLLNTNVKHSLASTAYNTRREQCEQASAWVQEKYPAVKNLRDVTIAMLDELVKDKDADIYAKASFVVRENERVEKSCDALRSGDVVQLGQYIFQSHEGLSKVYEVSCPELDYLVDYVKQFPEVIGARMMGGGFGGCTINIVKEGVLPSILPTLEKEYKEKFDKELSVIQVRIADGTRVL; translated from the coding sequence ATGATAACAAAAGATACAATTGTAAATAAATTTAAAGAACTCTATCAAGAAGAACCTCTTGTCGTTACTTCACCCGGCCGGATTAATATCATTGGAGAACATACGGATTATAACGATGGATTTGTATTGCCTGCTGCAATTGACAAAGCAATATATGTTGCTGTAAGCAAGCGATCGGATGATAACATTGTGCTTTACGCGGAAGACTACAAGGAACGTCATGAGGTCAAGCTAGCGGCTATTGCTATTTCTGAGAAACATTGGCCAAACTATATTTTGGGGGTTGTTGACCAGTACCTGAAACGTGGTGCAACACTAGGTGGCTTCAACCTGTATATTGATGGTGATGTGCCACTGGGTGCTGGATTATCGTCTTCAGCAGCCGTTGAATGTGCCGTTACCTTAGCACTCAGCGAACTGTTCGATTTGCAGGTCGAACGACTCGATATTCCACAGATTGCTCAAAAGGCCGAACATACGTATGCTGGTGTGATGTGTGGTATCATGGATCAGTTTGCTTCAGCCTTTGGTAAAGAAAAAAATGTCATCAAACTGGATTGCCGCACCTTGGGTTTCGCGTATGTTCCACTTGATCTTAAGGGTTATGAAGTTGTATTATTGAATACAAACGTAAAGCATTCATTAGCTTCCACAGCTTACAATACACGTCGTGAACAATGTGAACAAGCTTCTGCATGGGTGCAGGAGAAGTACCCCGCTGTAAAGAACTTGCGCGATGTAACCATAGCGATGCTTGATGAATTGGTGAAAGATAAAGATGCCGATATCTATGCGAAAGCAAGCTTTGTGGTTCGTGAGAATGAACGCGTAGAGAAATCCTGTGATGCACTACGCTCGGGAGATGTTGTTCAGCTTGGACAGTATATTTTTCAGAGCCATGAGGGATTAAGTAAAGTGTATGAAGTCAGTTGTCCGGAACTGGATTATCTAGTGGATTACGTCAAGCAGTTTCCTGAGGTGATCGGTGCCCGAATGATGGGTGGCGGTTTCGGTGGATGTACAATCAATATCGTAAAAGAAGGCGTACTACCTTCAATTTTGCCAACACTTGAAAAAGAATACAAAGAGAAATTTGATAAAGAACTTTCGGTCATTCAGGTCAGGATTGCCGATGGTACCCGCGTACTTTAA
- a CDS encoding PLP-dependent aspartate aminotransferase family protein — MATNTETILVHEGQQFNQTSAVTTPIYQTSTYFADPDPAEYIKAATEPKHPYFYHRHGNPTNSQVASILAKLEKTEDALVFATGMAAISTAILAIVKSGDHIVAQHAHYSGTAIFFKEFLTDYGITVTAVDQTDVSAFEEAIQANTKLIYIETPSNPNLHITDLKAIGELAKQHGIQSMVDNTFASPINQTPTDFGIDVVVHSATKYLGGHSDLTAGIVCGTQGYIASVWKRSVALGASLAPLDSWLLLRGLKTLSLRVKQINTNALKLAEFLNQHPKINKVSYPGLPNHPQHELAAQQMSGFSGMICIDINGKDEEDAFLNAQKLINGLHIFINAASLGGVESLIVHPASMWGGHHTKEQKEASGITLGMLRISVGIEHADDLIADLKQALDQLD; from the coding sequence ATGGCTACCAATACCGAAACAATACTCGTCCATGAAGGACAGCAATTCAACCAGACATCTGCAGTAACTACTCCAATCTATCAGACATCCACCTACTTTGCAGATCCTGACCCTGCGGAATACATCAAAGCTGCGACCGAGCCGAAACACCCTTATTTTTACCATCGTCATGGCAATCCGACGAATAGCCAAGTCGCCTCCATTCTAGCGAAATTGGAAAAAACGGAGGATGCACTGGTCTTTGCAACAGGTATGGCAGCGATCAGCACAGCCATATTGGCTATCGTTAAATCGGGGGATCATATTGTCGCCCAACATGCACATTATTCCGGAACAGCTATTTTCTTTAAAGAGTTTCTAACGGATTATGGGATCACGGTAACAGCCGTAGACCAGACCGATGTTTCAGCGTTTGAAGAAGCTATTCAAGCAAATACCAAGCTGATATATATTGAGACTCCATCAAATCCCAATCTCCATATCACCGACCTAAAAGCGATCGGAGAACTCGCCAAACAACATGGGATTCAGAGCATGGTCGATAATACATTTGCCTCCCCGATCAACCAAACACCGACAGATTTTGGAATCGACGTTGTTGTCCACAGCGCCACGAAATATTTGGGCGGACATAGTGACCTCACCGCAGGTATTGTCTGCGGTACGCAGGGCTATATCGCCAGCGTATGGAAACGATCCGTCGCTTTGGGCGCATCACTCGCACCGCTTGATTCCTGGTTATTGTTACGGGGATTGAAAACATTAAGTCTACGCGTCAAACAGATCAATACAAATGCGCTAAAACTAGCCGAGTTTCTAAATCAACATCCAAAAATCAATAAAGTCAGTTATCCTGGATTACCCAATCATCCACAACATGAGCTCGCAGCCCAACAAATGAGTGGATTTTCGGGTATGATTTGCATCGATATCAATGGTAAAGATGAAGAGGATGCATTTTTAAATGCACAGAAACTCATCAATGGACTGCACATATTTATTAACGCGGCCAGTTTGGGGGGTGTCGAATCGCTTATTGTACACCCTGCGAGTATGTGGGGAGGTCACCATACGAAGGAACAGAAAGAAGCTTCGGGAATCACGCTAGGGATGTTGCGTATCTCTGTTGGTATCGAACATGCCGATGATCTCATCGCCGACTTAAAACAGGCATTGGATCAGCTTGACTAG